A single genomic interval of Corvus cornix cornix isolate S_Up_H32 chromosome 11, ASM73873v5, whole genome shotgun sequence harbors:
- the CBFA2T3 gene encoding protein CBFA2T3 isoform X3 yields the protein MPDSPADVKTQARSTPPSMPPPPPAVTQGATRHPSFTPSTMMNGSSHSPTAINGAPSTPNGFSNGPATSSSASLSTHQLPPACGARQLSKLKRFLTTLQQFGNDISPEIGERVRTLVLGLVNSTLTIEEFHAKLQEATNFPLRPFVIPFLKANLPLLQRELLHCARMAKQTPAQYLAQHEQLLLDANASSPIDSSELLLEVGESGKRRTPDRTKENGLDRDPLHPEHLSKRPCTMSPAQRYSPSNGLSHPPNGLGHPPAGPPLPQHYRLEDMAMAHHYRDTYRHPDPRELRERQRPAAVHGTRQEEVIDHRLTDREWAEEWKHLNNLLNCIMDMVEKTRRSLTVLRRCQEADREELNHWIRRYSDAEDMKKGSPPSARPHNSSSAAAEAPQLDAHRDFVPRPLSGYMPEEIWRKAEEAVNEVKRQAMSELQKAVSDAERKAHELITTERAKMERALAEAKRQASEDALTVINQQEDSSESCWNCGRKASETCSGCNTARYCGSFCQHKDWEKHHHVCGQTLQGLPGPAAPGPGQPDGVPAMASSPSEAGSVAASRAGTPATPAPLDSASR from the exons ATGCCTGACTCTCCGGCCGATGTGAAGACGCAGGCCCGGTCCACGCCGCCCAGCAtgcccccgccgccgccggccgtCACGCAGGGAGCCACGCGCCACCCCTCCTTCACGCCAAGCACCA TGATGAACGGGAGCAGCCACTCACCGACCGCCATCAATGGGGCTCCGTCCACCCCCAACGGGTTCAGCAATGGGCCGGCCACCTCCTCCAGCGCCTCCCTGTCCACCCACCAGCTCCCTCCGGCCTGTGGCGCCCGCCAGCTGTCCAAGCTCAAGCGCTTCCTCACCACCCTGCAGCAGTTCGGGAACGACATCTCCCCTGAGATCGGGGAGCGGGTGCGCACCCTCGTCCTGGGGCTCGTG AACTCCACCCTCACCATCGAGGAGTTTCACGCCAAGCTCCAAGAGGCCACCAACTTCCCGCTGCGACCTTTCGTCATCCCCTTCCTCAAG GCCAACCTGCCGCTGCTGCAGcgggagctgctgcactgcGCCCGCATGGCCAAGCAGACCCCGGCCCAGTACCTGGCCCAGCacgagcagctgctgctggacgCCAACGCCTCCTCTCCCATCGACTCCTCCGAGCTGCTCCTGGAGGTGGGCGAGAGCGGCAAGAGGAGGACGCCAGACAG GACCAAAGAGAACGGTTTGGACCGAGACCCCCTGCACCCCGAGCACCTCAGCAAGCGGCCGTGCACCATGAGCCCGGCGCAGCGCTACAGCCCCAGCAACGGGCTGAGCCACCCCCCGAACGGGCTGGGGCACCCCCCCGCCGGCCcgcccctgccccagcactaCCGCCTGGAGGACATGGCCATGGCACACCACTACCGGGACACCTACCGGCACCCCGACCCCCGGGAGCTCCGCGAGCGCCAGCGGCCCGCCG CCGTGCACGGGACGCGGCAGGAAGAGGTGATCGACCACCGGCTCACGGACCGGGAGTGGGCGGAGGAGTGGAAACACCTCAACAAC CTGCTGAACTGCATCATGGACATGGTGGAGAAGACGCGGCGGTCGCTGACGGTGCTGCGGCGGTGCCAGGAGGCCGATCGCGAGGAGCTCAACCACTGGATCCGGCGCTACAGCGACGCCGAGGACATGAAGAAAGGCAGCCCCCCCTCCGCGCGCCCCCACAACTcctcctccgccgccgccgagGCTCCCCAGTTAG ACGCTCACCGGGATTTTGTGCCGCGGCCGCTCTCTGGGTACATGCCCGAGGAGATCTGGAGGAAGGCTG AAGAAGCCGTGAACGAGGTGAAGCGCCAGGCCATGTCCGAGCTGCAGAAGGCTGTGTCGGATGCCGAGCGGAAAGCCCACGAGCTGATCACGACGGAGCGCGCCAAGATGGAGCGGGCCCTGGCCGAGGCCAAGCGCCAGGCGTCCGAGGATGCTCTCACTGTCATCAACCAGCAGGAGGACTCGAGCGAG AGCTGCTGGAACTGCGGGCGGAAGGCGAGCGAGACGTGCAGCGGCTGCAACACCGCGCGCTACTGCGGCTCCTTCTGCCAGCACAAGGATTGGGAGAAGCACCACCACGTCTGCGGGCAGACTCTGCAGGGGctgccgggccccgccgcccccgggccgGGCCAGCCCGACGGCGTGCCCGCCATGGCCAGCAGCCCCAGCGAGGCGGGCTCGGTGGCCGCGTCCCGCGCCGGCACCCCGGCCACGCCGGCGCCGCTGGACAGCGCGTCCCGCTGA
- the CBFA2T3 gene encoding protein CBFA2T3 isoform X2, with translation MPDSPADVKTQARSTPPSMPPPPPAVTQGATRHPSFTPSTNRDAGPPTFLPRGRFHGCLKWSMVCLLMNGSSHSPTAINGAPSTPNGFSNGPATSSSASLSTHQLPPACGARQLSKLKRFLTTLQQFGNDISPEIGERVRTLVLGLVNSTLTIEEFHAKLQEATNFPLRPFVIPFLKANLPLLQRELLHCARMAKQTPAQYLAQHEQLLLDANASSPIDSSELLLEVGESGKRRTPDRTKENGLDRDPLHPEHLSKRPCTMSPAQRYSPSNGLSHPPNGLGHPPAGPPLPQHYRLEDMAMAHHYRDTYRHPDPRELRERQRPAAVHGTRQEEVIDHRLTDREWAEEWKHLNNLLNCIMDMVEKTRRSLTVLRRCQEADREELNHWIRRYSDAEDMKKGSPPSARPHNSSSAAAEAPQLDAHRDFVPRPLSGYMPEEIWRKAEAVNEVKRQAMSELQKAVSDAERKAHELITTERAKMERALAEAKRQASEDALTVINQQEDSSESCWNCGRKASETCSGCNTARYCGSFCQHKDWEKHHHVCGQTLQGLPGPAAPGPGQPDGVPAMASSPSEAGSVAASRAGTPATPAPLDSASR, from the exons ATGCCTGACTCTCCGGCCGATGTGAAGACGCAGGCCCGGTCCACGCCGCCCAGCAtgcccccgccgccgccggccgtCACGCAGGGAGCCACGCGCCACCCCTCCTTCACGCCAAGCACCA ATCGAGACGCTGGCCCTCCGACGTTTCTGCCTCGCGGCCGTTTTCATGGTTGCTTGAAATGGTCGATGGTCTGTCTTT TGATGAACGGGAGCAGCCACTCACCGACCGCCATCAATGGGGCTCCGTCCACCCCCAACGGGTTCAGCAATGGGCCGGCCACCTCCTCCAGCGCCTCCCTGTCCACCCACCAGCTCCCTCCGGCCTGTGGCGCCCGCCAGCTGTCCAAGCTCAAGCGCTTCCTCACCACCCTGCAGCAGTTCGGGAACGACATCTCCCCTGAGATCGGGGAGCGGGTGCGCACCCTCGTCCTGGGGCTCGTG AACTCCACCCTCACCATCGAGGAGTTTCACGCCAAGCTCCAAGAGGCCACCAACTTCCCGCTGCGACCTTTCGTCATCCCCTTCCTCAAG GCCAACCTGCCGCTGCTGCAGcgggagctgctgcactgcGCCCGCATGGCCAAGCAGACCCCGGCCCAGTACCTGGCCCAGCacgagcagctgctgctggacgCCAACGCCTCCTCTCCCATCGACTCCTCCGAGCTGCTCCTGGAGGTGGGCGAGAGCGGCAAGAGGAGGACGCCAGACAG GACCAAAGAGAACGGTTTGGACCGAGACCCCCTGCACCCCGAGCACCTCAGCAAGCGGCCGTGCACCATGAGCCCGGCGCAGCGCTACAGCCCCAGCAACGGGCTGAGCCACCCCCCGAACGGGCTGGGGCACCCCCCCGCCGGCCcgcccctgccccagcactaCCGCCTGGAGGACATGGCCATGGCACACCACTACCGGGACACCTACCGGCACCCCGACCCCCGGGAGCTCCGCGAGCGCCAGCGGCCCGCCG CCGTGCACGGGACGCGGCAGGAAGAGGTGATCGACCACCGGCTCACGGACCGGGAGTGGGCGGAGGAGTGGAAACACCTCAACAAC CTGCTGAACTGCATCATGGACATGGTGGAGAAGACGCGGCGGTCGCTGACGGTGCTGCGGCGGTGCCAGGAGGCCGATCGCGAGGAGCTCAACCACTGGATCCGGCGCTACAGCGACGCCGAGGACATGAAGAAAGGCAGCCCCCCCTCCGCGCGCCCCCACAACTcctcctccgccgccgccgagGCTCCCCAGTTAG ACGCTCACCGGGATTTTGTGCCGCGGCCGCTCTCTGGGTACATGCCCGAGGAGATCTGGAGGAAGGCTG AAGCCGTGAACGAGGTGAAGCGCCAGGCCATGTCCGAGCTGCAGAAGGCTGTGTCGGATGCCGAGCGGAAAGCCCACGAGCTGATCACGACGGAGCGCGCCAAGATGGAGCGGGCCCTGGCCGAGGCCAAGCGCCAGGCGTCCGAGGATGCTCTCACTGTCATCAACCAGCAGGAGGACTCGAGCGAG AGCTGCTGGAACTGCGGGCGGAAGGCGAGCGAGACGTGCAGCGGCTGCAACACCGCGCGCTACTGCGGCTCCTTCTGCCAGCACAAGGATTGGGAGAAGCACCACCACGTCTGCGGGCAGACTCTGCAGGGGctgccgggccccgccgcccccgggccgGGCCAGCCCGACGGCGTGCCCGCCATGGCCAGCAGCCCCAGCGAGGCGGGCTCGGTGGCCGCGTCCCGCGCCGGCACCCCGGCCACGCCGGCGCCGCTGGACAGCGCGTCCCGCTGA
- the CBFA2T3 gene encoding protein CBFA2T3 isoform X1, producing the protein MPDSPADVKTQARSTPPSMPPPPPAVTQGATRHPSFTPSTNRDAGPPTFLPRGRFHGCLKWSMVCLLMNGSSHSPTAINGAPSTPNGFSNGPATSSSASLSTHQLPPACGARQLSKLKRFLTTLQQFGNDISPEIGERVRTLVLGLVNSTLTIEEFHAKLQEATNFPLRPFVIPFLKANLPLLQRELLHCARMAKQTPAQYLAQHEQLLLDANASSPIDSSELLLEVGESGKRRTPDRTKENGLDRDPLHPEHLSKRPCTMSPAQRYSPSNGLSHPPNGLGHPPAGPPLPQHYRLEDMAMAHHYRDTYRHPDPRELRERQRPAAVHGTRQEEVIDHRLTDREWAEEWKHLNNLLNCIMDMVEKTRRSLTVLRRCQEADREELNHWIRRYSDAEDMKKGSPPSARPHNSSSAAAEAPQLDAHRDFVPRPLSGYMPEEIWRKAEEAVNEVKRQAMSELQKAVSDAERKAHELITTERAKMERALAEAKRQASEDALTVINQQEDSSESCWNCGRKASETCSGCNTARYCGSFCQHKDWEKHHHVCGQTLQGLPGPAAPGPGQPDGVPAMASSPSEAGSVAASRAGTPATPAPLDSASR; encoded by the exons ATGCCTGACTCTCCGGCCGATGTGAAGACGCAGGCCCGGTCCACGCCGCCCAGCAtgcccccgccgccgccggccgtCACGCAGGGAGCCACGCGCCACCCCTCCTTCACGCCAAGCACCA ATCGAGACGCTGGCCCTCCGACGTTTCTGCCTCGCGGCCGTTTTCATGGTTGCTTGAAATGGTCGATGGTCTGTCTTT TGATGAACGGGAGCAGCCACTCACCGACCGCCATCAATGGGGCTCCGTCCACCCCCAACGGGTTCAGCAATGGGCCGGCCACCTCCTCCAGCGCCTCCCTGTCCACCCACCAGCTCCCTCCGGCCTGTGGCGCCCGCCAGCTGTCCAAGCTCAAGCGCTTCCTCACCACCCTGCAGCAGTTCGGGAACGACATCTCCCCTGAGATCGGGGAGCGGGTGCGCACCCTCGTCCTGGGGCTCGTG AACTCCACCCTCACCATCGAGGAGTTTCACGCCAAGCTCCAAGAGGCCACCAACTTCCCGCTGCGACCTTTCGTCATCCCCTTCCTCAAG GCCAACCTGCCGCTGCTGCAGcgggagctgctgcactgcGCCCGCATGGCCAAGCAGACCCCGGCCCAGTACCTGGCCCAGCacgagcagctgctgctggacgCCAACGCCTCCTCTCCCATCGACTCCTCCGAGCTGCTCCTGGAGGTGGGCGAGAGCGGCAAGAGGAGGACGCCAGACAG GACCAAAGAGAACGGTTTGGACCGAGACCCCCTGCACCCCGAGCACCTCAGCAAGCGGCCGTGCACCATGAGCCCGGCGCAGCGCTACAGCCCCAGCAACGGGCTGAGCCACCCCCCGAACGGGCTGGGGCACCCCCCCGCCGGCCcgcccctgccccagcactaCCGCCTGGAGGACATGGCCATGGCACACCACTACCGGGACACCTACCGGCACCCCGACCCCCGGGAGCTCCGCGAGCGCCAGCGGCCCGCCG CCGTGCACGGGACGCGGCAGGAAGAGGTGATCGACCACCGGCTCACGGACCGGGAGTGGGCGGAGGAGTGGAAACACCTCAACAAC CTGCTGAACTGCATCATGGACATGGTGGAGAAGACGCGGCGGTCGCTGACGGTGCTGCGGCGGTGCCAGGAGGCCGATCGCGAGGAGCTCAACCACTGGATCCGGCGCTACAGCGACGCCGAGGACATGAAGAAAGGCAGCCCCCCCTCCGCGCGCCCCCACAACTcctcctccgccgccgccgagGCTCCCCAGTTAG ACGCTCACCGGGATTTTGTGCCGCGGCCGCTCTCTGGGTACATGCCCGAGGAGATCTGGAGGAAGGCTG AAGAAGCCGTGAACGAGGTGAAGCGCCAGGCCATGTCCGAGCTGCAGAAGGCTGTGTCGGATGCCGAGCGGAAAGCCCACGAGCTGATCACGACGGAGCGCGCCAAGATGGAGCGGGCCCTGGCCGAGGCCAAGCGCCAGGCGTCCGAGGATGCTCTCACTGTCATCAACCAGCAGGAGGACTCGAGCGAG AGCTGCTGGAACTGCGGGCGGAAGGCGAGCGAGACGTGCAGCGGCTGCAACACCGCGCGCTACTGCGGCTCCTTCTGCCAGCACAAGGATTGGGAGAAGCACCACCACGTCTGCGGGCAGACTCTGCAGGGGctgccgggccccgccgcccccgggccgGGCCAGCCCGACGGCGTGCCCGCCATGGCCAGCAGCCCCAGCGAGGCGGGCTCGGTGGCCGCGTCCCGCGCCGGCACCCCGGCCACGCCGGCGCCGCTGGACAGCGCGTCCCGCTGA